Part of the Chloroflexota bacterium genome is shown below.
GACGCCGCTGGTACTGAATTCGCTCTGGGCTTTCATCCCCACGCTGATCGCCCTGATTGCCAGCGTGATCCGCACGGCACTGGAAGATCAAACCCTGCGCGCTGAACTGCACGGTTATGAAGAATTCACCCGCGAGACGCGCTATCGGCTGATCCCGGGCATTTGGTAAATGAAATCCACAACGAACACGAAGATTATTGACACTCTTGGTGTTTTTTGTGTCCTTCTGTATTCATCAGGAGCATTTTGTACACCAATACCTTTGAAAATTTTAACGCGAATGAGCGCGAATGGCGCTAATCACGCGAATTTATTCTGAATAACATTCGCGAAATTTGCGCTATTTGGGGCATTCGCGTTTCAGCCTAAATGAGTGATGTGTTTAGAATATTGTTGACCAACACATTTTTCATGTCCTTCGTGGATATTTTTGGGTTCGAAAGGAAATGAACCATGTCTGAAAAAACCACACCCAAACGCGCCGCAGATTATGGTTTGCCGCTGTATTTTGATATGCAGGCCAAAATGGGGCATACCAAGCATCTGGGCGGGCTGGCCGCCACGCGAAAGCTGGCCGAATTTTGCCATTTGTCACCCGGAAAATCACTGCTGAATGTTGGTTCTGGCGCGGGAATTTCGGCAGCTTATTTGGCTACAAATTATGGCTGCCGCGTGGTTGGGGTTGATCTCTTGCCCGGCATGGTGTCGAGCGCCGAGCGTTGGGCAAATGAACAGGGTCTCAGTCAGCAAATGGATTTCCGCCTGGGCGATGCCCAAAACCTGCCCAGCGAAGACAATCAATTCGACGCCCTGATCTGCGAGTCGGTGAACGTGTTTGTACCCGATAAAGCGAAAGCCATGCGTGAGTATCTGCGTGTACTCAAGCCAGGGGGATATATCGGCCTGAATGAGGCTATCTGGGTCAACAACCCATCGCCAGAGATTGAAGCCGTTATCATCGAAGCCACCGGGCAGCAGTTTCAGGCCTCAGCGAAATGGGCCGCGCTGCTCAAAGAAGCCGGGTTCGTAGATGTGGTTGCCGAAGATTACGCCATGAATATGCGCGCTGAAAACCGCAACCAGAGCGGCCTGCTCACGGCGCGCAACTACATTCGGCTGTTGGGACGTTTTATCGGTGTTATGCTCAGCGACCGCGAAACCCGTTCGTTGATGAAATATTTATCATCCAATCCACGCCAGTATTTCAAGTATATGGGCTATGGTCTATATGCCGGAAGGAAACCAGAATGAACACAAATGATCCAGAAACCTCGCGCCTCGTCACCCGTTGGCTGATCCGTGAAATTATGGGAACACTGATGGTTCCCGTGGTTTTATTTTGGCCCGCAGGCCGCTGGGATTGGGGCTGGGGTTGGGCATTGGTGGCGATATATGCCGTTTGGGTAAGCGCCAATGCCATTCTCTTGATCCCACGTCATCCTCAACTACTGGCCGAGCGCGCTCAACGCAGCATAGCGGGCATGAAGCCCTGGGACAAGAACCTGCTCAGTATCATCGGCCTGTTGACGTTGGCAAAATATATTCTGGCCGGGTTCGACATGCGCTACGGCTGGTCGGCTCCGCTGCCACTTTGGGTGCATGTCGTTGCGCTGATTGTCGCCGCGCTGGGCTATGCCGCCGGCACCTGGGCAATGGTCGAAAATGCCTTCTTCTCGATGGTCGTGCGCATCCAGGATGAGCGCGGGCATACCGTCTGCAACACTGGCCCTTACAAGATCGTACGCCATCCGGGATATTTGGGCAGCGCCCTCTTCGAACTGGCCGTGCCGATCATGCTTGGCTCGTGGGTAGCGTTCATTTTCGGCGGTCTGGCTGCTATTTTAACTGTCATCCGTACAGCCCTGGAAGACAAAACGCTGCAAGAAGAACTGCCCGGCTACAAAGAATTCAGCCAGCAAACGCGCTTCCGGCTATTGCCCGGCGTGTGGTGAGCTATGCAATAGAAAGATCACCACGAAGAAAAATTTTATAAACCTTTGTGTCTTCGTGACGCCTGTACCCTTCAGGGTATTGTGGTGAAATGCCTTTTGCAAAGGAGATCGTCATGAACAAATCCAATCGTTTCTGGTTCGGCCTGACCATCGGCGCGCTGGGCGGTATGTTCATTGCTCAAAAAGCATCCCAATCGCCGCGCATGCCCAACGCCAAAATCTGGCAGCGCATCCTGAGCGAAAAACGCGGCCCTATCGAAGCCGCCGTCTTCACGGCGCGCGTCCAGCGGCAATACACCGAACTCAAAACCCGCCGCCCAATCTTTGAGCAAACCGCCTTTAATGCCCATGTGGTCGGCAATATCCTGCCGGGGCTGGCGCTCTACGAAATTTTGCGGGAAGACGGGCTGGATGTCAAAGCCGCTCTGATTGAAATCGATCAACTTTTTGAAGCCTGGTTTACACAATATCCCCCACCCAATATGCGTGTCAACCAACTAATGAAATATACCCCGCAAAATTTTGCTGTCTTCCAACGCCTGCTGCGCTTCGTGATGGACAAATTCTTCCCCGCGCCGGGTTGGCAATTTGATGAAATCATCGCAAATGAGCACACCTATGCGTTTAACATGCAGCATTGCTTTTATTTGGATATTTTGAACCATTATAATGCCCCGGAGTTGACCCCGGTATTCTGCAAGCTCGATGATATTCTCATGGCCGCCATGCCAGAGTCCATTCAATGGGGGCGCACGCAAACTATTGGCATGGGCGCCGAATACTGCAATTTCCGCTGGGATTATGTGCCCGCAGCCACTGAATAGTCCAAATTTTTAACGCAAGGGCGCAGAGGATAATTATTCGTTTTTTCCTTGCGCCTTAGCTTCCTTGCGCCCTAGCGT
Proteins encoded:
- a CDS encoding class I SAM-dependent methyltransferase; translation: MSEKTTPKRAADYGLPLYFDMQAKMGHTKHLGGLAATRKLAEFCHLSPGKSLLNVGSGAGISAAYLATNYGCRVVGVDLLPGMVSSAERWANEQGLSQQMDFRLGDAQNLPSEDNQFDALICESVNVFVPDKAKAMREYLRVLKPGGYIGLNEAIWVNNPSPEIEAVIIEATGQQFQASAKWAALLKEAGFVDVVAEDYAMNMRAENRNQSGLLTARNYIRLLGRFIGVMLSDRETRSLMKYLSSNPRQYFKYMGYGLYAGRKPE
- a CDS encoding L-2-amino-thiazoline-4-carboxylic acid hydrolase — its product is MNKSNRFWFGLTIGALGGMFIAQKASQSPRMPNAKIWQRILSEKRGPIEAAVFTARVQRQYTELKTRRPIFEQTAFNAHVVGNILPGLALYEILREDGLDVKAALIEIDQLFEAWFTQYPPPNMRVNQLMKYTPQNFAVFQRLLRFVMDKFFPAPGWQFDEIIANEHTYAFNMQHCFYLDILNHYNAPELTPVFCKLDDILMAAMPESIQWGRTQTIGMGAEYCNFRWDYVPAATE
- a CDS encoding isoprenylcysteine carboxylmethyltransferase family protein, with product MNTNDPETSRLVTRWLIREIMGTLMVPVVLFWPAGRWDWGWGWALVAIYAVWVSANAILLIPRHPQLLAERAQRSIAGMKPWDKNLLSIIGLLTLAKYILAGFDMRYGWSAPLPLWVHVVALIVAALGYAAGTWAMVENAFFSMVVRIQDERGHTVCNTGPYKIVRHPGYLGSALFELAVPIMLGSWVAFIFGGLAAILTVIRTALEDKTLQEELPGYKEFSQQTRFRLLPGVW